The Phlebotomus papatasi isolate M1 chromosome 3, Ppap_2.1, whole genome shotgun sequence genomic sequence aaaatcaatgaaaaactaAGGTAAGTTTGAGATAAAATGATTCCTAGGGATgtattttgttgggaaaataaaaaattggggTGGAAAATGGGGTATTTTGAGGGGATTTTGGGAGATAAGTTgagtgacataacctcaaacctTGACCTAATTACCTCCCGGAAGGGTGATTGTGCTAATTTGGGGCTTTTTTCTGGTTGCCAGAGGCATGAAAATTGCAGTTTTACTGCTCGTGGTCACTGTGGTGGCTGGCAGAGCATGGGCCCAGGCCGATGGGGACTTTGAGGACAATGATTTTGCTGAATTTGAGGATTTTGATGATGATTTTGTGGCTGTGACTCCGGGAGCCCCTGCAGGGGCTGCTGGGGGACAGAAGAAGGAGGAAGCAGTGGAAAATGGTGATTTTAAGGAGATAGATGTTGATGATGGAGAAGATGAAGCTGTAGTGGAGGATGAAGATAGTGAATTTGAGCATTTTCACGATGAGGAGGAATTTGAGGGATTTGCTGGCCAGGCTGGTGATCAGGGTGCAGAAGGTGGAGCTCCGCTTGAGCAGCAAAAGGGAGAACCTAAGCTGACAATGGCCAAAGTACCAATGCACTTCCGTACTCACTGGGATTCCTACTGGATGGAGATGATCATGATTGCTGGGCTTTTTGCCTACTTTGCCAATTTCTTCATGGGCAAGAGTAAGAACACCAAATTGGCCAATCTCTGGCTCTCAACACATCGTAGTTTGTTGGAGGAGAATTTTGTCCTAGTGGGAGATGATGGGAAGCTGGAAAATGAATCCCATGGCCTGGTGAAAGAGAGTGAGAGCACTTTTACGCTCTGGTGCAGCGGCAGGACGTGCTGCGAGGGAATGCTGGTAGAACTGAAGATGATCAAGAGGCAGGATCTTGTGGCAATAATTGCCGGCTTGATTCGACCAAGTTTGGATCAGGTTCACATGAAAATTGAGATGAGCAGGGATGTAATGGATACATTTGTCTTCTGTGTGGGCACCAAGAAGACCGTCACGAAGATGTTCAAGGAGCAATCTGACCTCAGTAAATTCTGCACTCTAGTCAACAAGTCCGAGGAGAAGTACAAAGTCCCAATGGGCTTCTCTGTCCTCTCTGAAATCCCCGAGGCATCTCAGGGTGTCCTGGATTCTCGAATGGTGGCTGCTCTCAATAAATACGCTCCCCTCATTGAGTACATCCATATCTCTGACCAGTTCTGTGGCATTGTTCAGCAAGAGGATCCCAATAACCTCAAGCAGCCGGAAGTTAAGCGTATGCTCATGGCTGGCTTCAATCTTCCCCAAAACATTGACATGGAGACCACCAAGCCCCTCCTCATCCTCATCTTCTACCTCATGGAGCGCCTAAAGCGCTTCCGGCTGTCGAAGGAGGCCAAATCCAAGGCTGATAAGAACAGGGCACGCGTCGAGGAGCAATTCCTGAAGAACACTCATGCTGCCAGGGCAGAAGCAGCTGCCCAGCGCAGGGAGGAGAAGCGCAAACAGGAAAAAGAGCGCGTAATGGCGGAGGATGATCCGGAGAAACAGAGGCGCTGGGAGAAGAAGGAACAGAAGAGGCAGGCCAAGAAGAAGGCGCCCAAGATGAAGCAACTATCCATCAAGGcactttaaaaatcatttttttctccgAATAAAAAATGCAATTCGAACAATTTACGCATTTTGCGAAGCGTATTGTATCGTATCGTGTCCTCTTGTAAATGCCCAGGATCCCCAGAATATTTTATGAAGTCTCGTCTTACCCATAAATATTGCCATATTTTGTACCTTATGAATAGAGAACTACTTTACTCACTTTACTTCACCGCCTACTTTTcggaattacagtagactctctctctcgatcgggaatatggggcaaagtcatccggtttagcgatagaatttagcgtcaaagcctttgtaaatttcacaaaaagcgctcaattataaagaatcacgataaaataggaagaactacgcgaatttgagcaaattagcttcataagcgtgaaaactgtcaacaaaatttctcgcccgattgaaaaagagacgattgagtgagagtctactgtatatcgtATCGTGTCCTCTTGTAAATGCCCACGATCCCCAGGATAGGATATTTGTAAAGTCTCGTCTTACCCATAAATGCTGCCATTTTGTACCTTATGAATAGAGAATTACTTCACGGCCTACTTTCggaattaatgtttttttttgttacaaaatcacca encodes the following:
- the LOC129807818 gene encoding PAT complex subunit CCDC47; this translates as MKIAVLLLVVTVVAGRAWAQADGDFEDNDFAEFEDFDDDFVAVTPGAPAGAAGGQKKEEAVENGDFKEIDVDDGEDEAVVEDEDSEFEHFHDEEEFEGFAGQAGDQGAEGGAPLEQQKGEPKLTMAKVPMHFRTHWDSYWMEMIMIAGLFAYFANFFMGKSKNTKLANLWLSTHRSLLEENFVLVGDDGKLENESHGLVKESESTFTLWCSGRTCCEGMLVELKMIKRQDLVAIIAGLIRPSLDQVHMKIEMSRDVMDTFVFCVGTKKTVTKMFKEQSDLSKFCTLVNKSEEKYKVPMGFSVLSEIPEASQGVLDSRMVAALNKYAPLIEYIHISDQFCGIVQQEDPNNLKQPEVKRMLMAGFNLPQNIDMETTKPLLILIFYLMERLKRFRLSKEAKSKADKNRARVEEQFLKNTHAARAEAAAQRREEKRKQEKERVMAEDDPEKQRRWEKKEQKRQAKKKAPKMKQLSIKAL